The Bacteroidales bacterium DNA segment CCTCGTATGATAGCAGCAGTTGAAGGAATGGATGAGTATCAATTTGTTGTAGCAGGAGCACCATCTATCCCCCCCCAACTATATGCTCAAATAATAGCGGACAAACCTATAAAGGTGGTTTATGAAAAGACCTATCGCCTTATGCAACAAGCAACGGCAGCACTTGTAACCTCGGGAACGGCAACACTTGAAACAGCACTAATGGGAGTGCCTCAGGTAGTATGTTATTATATGGCAGGAGGTAAGTTTACATATAAACTGTTTGAGAAGATATTAAAGGTAAAATATGTATCGTTGGTAAACCTTATAGCAGGAAAAGAGGTGGTAAAAGAGTTGTTGGTAAACCATTTTACTCCCGAAAATACTCGAAGGGAGTTGGAAAAGATACTGCAACCAAATGAAAGAGAGAAAATATTGGAAGGGTATCAACTGATGCGAGCCAGACTTGGAGCAGTTGGGGCGCCACGTCACGCAGCAAAAGTTATATGCAAAAGAGTAGAGGAGAGTAAATAAGTAATTGTTCATTAGTTACAATTTTATAAGAAAAATTCCGTTATAGAGATAGTGAAAAAGAGTTGCAACATATTATATATGTTATTTATCTTGATAACTTCAAGTATGTTAACAGGTTGTTTTGATGATGAATTTACAACATCACCGGAACACACTCTTGCGTTCTCTACCGACAGTGTGCGATTTGACACTATTTTTACTGAACAAGGTACAGCAACAGAAATATTCAAGGTATATAATAGACACGAGAAATCGCTATTGATAACATCCATTCTCTTGGCTGATGCCGAGAACTCAGGCTTCTTTATAAATGTTGACGGAACAAAGGGCCCCGATGTTTATAACATTGAGGTTCCTGCAAAGGATAGTATTTTTGTATTTGTAGAGATAACTCCTAAAAAGACAAATATTAATACTCCTTTTTTAATAAAAGACTCAATTGTATTCTTGACAAACGGAGTTCGCCAAGATGTAAAATTGGAGGCTTACGGACAAGATGCCACACGATTAAGAGGAGAGATAATAACCGCTGACACAGAATATACATCTGAGAAACCATATATAATATATGATTCTTTGGTGGTAGAAGAGGGAGCAACACTCACCCTTATGCCAGGGACAAACCTCTGTATGCACGATAAAGCAAAAATAGTAGTACGAGGCAGACTATTATCTGAAGGAACACAATCACAACCCGTAACATTACGAGGCGACAGAACAGATAATATGTTCTCATATTTGCCATACGACCGTTTACCCGGTCAATGGGATGGATTATATATTTCGCAAGATAGTTACAATAATAGTTTTGTGCATACCTTTATGCGAGGAACTGTAAACGGAATGGTTCTTGACTCTTCAGATGTGTCGCAAGATAAGATAAAGATACATAACTCAATACTTCACAACTCAAAGGGTAATTTGCTAACCATAAATCAAAGTAAGGTGACAATTACCAATAGCGAAATATCAAACGGCTCAGGAGCATTGATAATGTGTAACGGAGGAGTTGTAAATGTGGTACAAAGTACGTTAGCAAACTATTTTTCACTCTTTGATGTGATACGTGAACCAATGTTGGTGTTTAACAGATTTGATGATGAAACATTGCCAACAACGCCCTCTGCTCAATTTGATAATACAATCATAGTAGGAACTTCACGAATACTATCCCCATCCGATATATCAACCTATACAAATATCTTGTTCCGTAATTGTCTCTTTACTGTATCGGGAAGTGATGATGAAAACTTCATAAACTCGATATGGGGAGGCGACCCTATGTTTAATTGTGTAGGGGGAGAGGAATACTACTACGATTACCGAATTTCAACAACCGAATCGAGTGCCTATCAAATGGGATCAGAGGCGTATCTTACCCCCGAACTTCGCACCGATATGTATGGAGTTGAGCGACCTTTAGGAGTTAATCCCGATGTAGGAGCATATCAGATAGTGGAAAAAGACGATATGACAGAGGAAGATCATAAAGAAAATAACTAAAAATAAACAACTATCCCATGGGGGCGGCATAGCCGACAACTAACAACTGAAATATGAAACCTTTAATACTAATAACAAACGACGACGGAATTGAGGCAAGAGGAATAGAGTTTTTAGCAAAACAGGTATCATCGTTAGGCGATGTAGTGGTAGTAGCACCTGACTCACCACGATCAGGACAATCATGTGCCATAACAGTAACAAACCCATTGCGTCTGTTTAAGGTTAAAGAGGAGGGTAATATAAAATATTATAAAACAACAGGAACCCCTGTTGATTGTATCAAGTTGGCAATTCACGGCGTATTGGAGCGGCGTCCAGATATACTCCTTTCAGGAATAAATCATGGCTCTAATAGTGGAGTTAGCACAATGTATTCAGGAACAATGGGAGCTGCATATGAAGGGGCAATAATAGGAATACCCTCAGTAGGATTCTCATTGTGCGACCACTCTCCCGAGGCCGATTTTACACCCTGCATTGAAGTTATACAAAAAGTAACTAAGTCAGTTCTCGAAAAAGGGTTGCCACCATCTGTAAGCCTGAACGTAAATGTGCCAGCAGGCGTTGAGATAAAAGGAATAAAGGTGTGTAAACAGGCAATGGGATATTGGACCGAAGAGTATGAAAAGCGAGTAGATTCTCATGGTAGAGAATTCTATTGGCTAACAGGCTATTTTGTAAACACCTCACCCAAAGGAGAGGAGACTGATGAGGAACTATTACAGCAAGGATACATAACAATCGTTCCCACATCGTGCGATAGAACAGCAACAACCGCAATCCCTTTTGTTGAGAACATATTATAATATTATATATCTATAACAACAAATCAACAACTGTTTTTGTATAAAAATACGCATAAAAATATTTTATGCATAAAAAATACTCTTTTTATTGAAAAAATAGAGGACTTTTTTTGCATATATATCCAATTTATTATTTATCTTTGTCCCGTTTTTAACTCTATTTATGTGATTATGTAATAATACATATCTGTATTGGATTGATTTATACATAATTACGTAATTGAAAAAATATACAATGTAAAATAATAATGAAAAACAAGGGCGAGAGAATACAAAAAATAAAGGAGATTATCTCCTCAACAAAGATTGAGTCGCAAGGGCAACTGCTCGATATTTTGCTTGAAGAAGGATATGATTTAACTCAGGCAACTCTGTCTCGAGATTTAAAGCGTATGCGTATCGCAAAAGTAGGAGATGGATGTGGAGGATACTCATATATACTACCAGGACAAAATGTAGCAAAAACTCTTAATGTACCACACTCTGTTTCAAGTGTACCATCATCAAATTGGTTTGTATCAATTGATTTTTCAGGGCAATTTTGTGTGATAAAAACTCGTCCAGGTTATGCAGGAGGAATTGCTCTTGATATTGATGCTAAGGAGGCAGAACAGGTAATGGGAACAATAGCAGGAGATGATACAATTCTTGTTATTTTGCGAGGAGGAGTACGAAAAAAAGAGTTAATAAATATATTGAGAGATATTATACCTATTATAGATTAATAGAAAAACGCATAAAAAGATGGAGGTAAAAGATAACATTCAGATAATGGTCGCAGATGAGCGTCATGTACCGCTTGTTGAGACAATCCTTGACACAATTGAAAAGGCAGCAAAAATCAGAGGAACAGGAATTGCACGCCGTTCACCTGAGTATGTTAAGCAAAAGATGTTAGAGGGAAAAGTTATCATAGCCATGGATGGTGATGAGTTTGCAGGATTCTGCTACATTGAGAGTTGGAGTAACAAAAAGTTTGTTGCTAACTCGGGATTGATAGTGGTGGAGAAGTATCGTGGGCATGGATTGGCAAAACGAATTAAGACAAAATCTTTTGAAGTTTCACGTGAAAGATTTCCAGATGCCAAACTATTTGGTTTGACAACAGGATTGGCAGTGATGAAGATAAATTCTGAGTTAGGATACCGCCCTGTGCCATTCTCAGAACTTACAGATGATGACTCATTCTGGAAAGGATGTAGCACATGTGTAAATTATGATATACTACAACGCACAAATCGCCGTATGTGCTTATGTACAGGAATGTTGTATGACCCTGAGGAACATAAAAACGATGAAGTAAAAAAATAAAAAACATTATATATTATGGAAAAAGAAAAAGTAGTTTTAGCATTTAGTGGAGGATTAGACACTTCGTTTTGTGCAAAATATTTAACAGAAGAGTGCGGATACGAGTTATATACTGCAATTGCCAATACCGGAGGTTTTAATGCAGAGGATTTGGCAAAAATTGAGGAGAAAGCATACAAATTAGGAGCAGTTCAACACGCATCACTCGATATTACACAAGAGTACTACGAGAAGAGTATTAAATATATGATATTTGGTAATGTGTTGCGTAACGGAACATACCCTATTTCGGTAAGTTCTGAGCGTATCTTCCAAGCC contains these protein-coding regions:
- a CDS encoding ArgR family transcriptional regulator, yielding MKNKGERIQKIKEIISSTKIESQGQLLDILLEEGYDLTQATLSRDLKRMRIAKVGDGCGGYSYILPGQNVAKTLNVPHSVSSVPSSNWFVSIDFSGQFCVIKTRPGYAGGIALDIDAKEAEQVMGTIAGDDTILVILRGGVRKKELINILRDIIPIID
- the surE gene encoding 5'/3'-nucleotidase SurE; the protein is MKPLILITNDDGIEARGIEFLAKQVSSLGDVVVVAPDSPRSGQSCAITVTNPLRLFKVKEEGNIKYYKTTGTPVDCIKLAIHGVLERRPDILLSGINHGSNSGVSTMYSGTMGAAYEGAIIGIPSVGFSLCDHSPEADFTPCIEVIQKVTKSVLEKGLPPSVSLNVNVPAGVEIKGIKVCKQAMGYWTEEYEKRVDSHGREFYWLTGYFVNTSPKGEETDEELLQQGYITIVPTSCDRTATTAIPFVENIL
- a CDS encoding GNAT family N-acetyltransferase: MEVKDNIQIMVADERHVPLVETILDTIEKAAKIRGTGIARRSPEYVKQKMLEGKVIIAMDGDEFAGFCYIESWSNKKFVANSGLIVVEKYRGHGLAKRIKTKSFEVSRERFPDAKLFGLTTGLAVMKINSELGYRPVPFSELTDDDSFWKGCSTCVNYDILQRTNRRMCLCTGMLYDPEEHKNDEVKK